Within the Streptomyces sp. R41 genome, the region TGGCCGGAGAGGCGCACATCGACCTCGCCGGGTTCGGCGTGCAGCCCTCCACGCAGGAGCGGATCCTCGCCGATCCGGCGCTGCGGGCGAACGCCGACAATCCGCTCACCGGGTTCACCTGGATCTACTGCCTGTCGAGCAGGATCGCGCCGTTCGACAACGTCCACGCCCGGCGTGCCGTGCAGTTCGCCACGGACAAGGCCGCCATGCAGGCGGCGTACGGGGGTGACGTCGGTGGGGACATCGCCACCACCATCCTTCCGCCGACCATCGACGGGTATCGCGCATTCGATCGCTATCCCGTCGGGGGCGACGGGAGCGGCGATCTCGATGCCGCCCGTGCCGAGCTCGTCGCCGCCGGGATGCCCGACGGGTTCCGTACGAAGATCGCCGCCCGCAAGGACCGGCTCAAGGAGTACCGGGCCGCCGAGGCGCTGGCCGCCGGGCTCGCGCGGGTCGGGATCGAGGCCGAGGTCCTGGACTTTCCCTCCGGCGACTACTTCGACATCTACGGCGGCTGCCCGGCTTATCTGCGCGAGCACGGGATCGGGATCATCATGTTCGGCTGGGGCGCCGACTTCCCCGACGGGTACGGGTTCCTGCAGCAGATCGTCGACGGGCGGGCGATCAAGGAGCGCGGCAACCAGAACATGGGCGAGCTGGACGATCCGGAGATCAACGAGCTGCTCGATCGCGGGGCCACCTCCGGCGATCCGGCCGAGCGCGCGGAGATCTGGCACCGGATCGACCGGCTGACCATGGAACACGCGGTGATCGTGCCGTATCTGTACCCGCGCTCGCTCCTCTACCGGCACCCGGACGCCGGCAACGTCTACGTCACGGGGTCGTTCGGCATGTACGACTACGTGGCGCTCGGGGCGAGTTGAGCCCGGGGGGCATCCGCCTGCCGGTGCGTCGCCGGCAGGCCGATGCTCCGGCAGGCCACGGCCGCATCGTGGAACTCGGCCTCGAAGCGGGCCAGTTGGTGAAGGAAGCGCCGGGTGGGGCTGGTCAGGTCCGTGCCGCGGGCACTGCGCAGCAACAGTCGGGCGCCCAGGCCGAGTTCGAGGCGGTGGATGCGACGGGTCAGCGCGGACTGGCTGATGGACAGCACGGCGGCCGCCCGGTTGATGCTGCCGTGCTTCGCCACCGCCCTCAGTACATGCAGATCCTCGACGTCGAACTTCCTGGTCGCGGTCGGCACGAGCGGTGCGTCGGGCGCGTCGCTCTCCCGTACGGGTCGGGTGTTCCGGGCGGTCTGCTCCCGGTGCCAGCGCGTCCACCACGGGTCGCCCAGCAGGCACTGGTGCTGCTCGGCGAACCGCCGCAGATAACGGTCGGCGAGCAGTGCGGCGAGTCGCTCGGCCAGGGCGCGAGGTACGACGGTCGGGTCGACAAGGAGGCTGGTGGAGCGGTGCGGCCGCTCCACCACGGACCGGTGGACCACGGAGGGCGCGAGCACCGCCGGATGCGTGGGGGAACCGAGCCCGATGGCGTCGCCGCGGCGCAGCATTCCCCGGGCCACCGAGGCGCCGGTGACGTGCAGGGCGGCGGGTGCGGGGAGGCCGGCGGCTTGGAAGACCCGGGCGACCAGGACCTCGGAGTCGGGGCCGGCCTCGGACACCCAGTTCTCGCCCCGCAGATCGGCGAGCGAGACCGCGTTGCGGCCGGCCAGCGGGTGGTCGAACGGCAGCGTGACCCACAGCGGATCGTCGAGGACGCCGTACGTGCGCACGGCCCGCTCGACCGAGTTGCGCGGCGCGTCGAGGCTCCAGGTGTGCGCGGCGTCGACGTGATAGCCGGCCAGCTTGCGCATGACCTGGTGGGGCGTGTCGTGGTGGACCGACAGAAGGACGTCCAGCGTGGCCGCGGCGTCCTCGACCACGTCCTCCAGGAGCGGTTCGGCGGAGGCGATGGCCAGCACGGCGGGCGCGTCGACCGCCTCCGAGCCGCGCCCGAAGATGTTTGTCTGGACGGCGAGATCGACCTGGCGGAAGAACCGGCGCCCGGCCACCAGCAGGCGCGAGCCCGCCGAGGTCAGCCGCGCGGTGTGGCGGCTGCGCAGGGTCAGGGGGAGGCCGACGGTCTTGTC harbors:
- a CDS encoding ABC transporter substrate-binding protein is translated as MESTRSTSTGSTGSTGGDDGFGAGARGVVRPTDALGGTLRLVRTDDFDSLDPGNTYYAYTWNFLRLIGRTLVTFDTAPGKAGQRLVPDLAESLGESSEGGRVWTYRLRAGLRYEDGSPVTSGDVKYAIARSNYGTDVLGAGPTYFRHLLGTEYGGPWREPDIDGPVTLETPDERTLVLRLKEPFAGMDLLATMPSTTPVPRRLDTGAEYRLRPVATGPYRVVSYTRGELAVLERNPHWDPATDPVRRQRAERVEVHLGKDPHEVDRMLLAGEAHIDLAGFGVQPSTQERILADPALRANADNPLTGFTWIYCLSSRIAPFDNVHARRAVQFATDKAAMQAAYGGDVGGDIATTILPPTIDGYRAFDRYPVGGDGSGDLDAARAELVAAGMPDGFRTKIAARKDRLKEYRAAEALAAGLARVGIEAEVLDFPSGDYFDIYGGCPAYLREHGIGIIMFGWGADFPDGYGFLQQIVDGRAIKERGNQNMGELDDPEINELLDRGATSGDPAERAEIWHRIDRLTMEHAVIVPYLYPRSLLYRHPDAGNVYVTGSFGMYDYVALGAS
- a CDS encoding LysR family transcriptional regulator → MTSATTSVPDRPETSPLPFPFTRPDLSLLDAVGQCGDLAEVARRTGSRHGAVERQLDRLDKTVGLPLTLRSRHTARLTSAGSRLLVAGRRFFRQVDLAVQTNIFGRGSEAVDAPAVLAIASAEPLLEDVVEDAAATLDVLLSVHHDTPHQVMRKLAGYHVDAAHTWSLDAPRNSVERAVRTYGVLDDPLWVTLPFDHPLAGRNAVSLADLRGENWVSEAGPDSEVLVARVFQAAGLPAPAALHVTGASVARGMLRRGDAIGLGSPTHPAVLAPSVVHRSVVERPHRSTSLLVDPTVVPRALAERLAALLADRYLRRFAEQHQCLLGDPWWTRWHREQTARNTRPVRESDAPDAPLVPTATRKFDVEDLHVLRAVAKHGSINRAAAVLSISQSALTRRIHRLELGLGARLLLRSARGTDLTSPTRRFLHQLARFEAEFHDAAVACRSIGLPATHRQADAPRAQLAPSAT